A section of the Pseudanabaena mucicola str. Chao 1806 genome encodes:
- a CDS encoding Ig-like domain-containing protein encodes MQLSPRFKWFSQPLDRYAIGFLAVLSLVIAILIVVGDRTAPQVRDFSWQGQRIDASNASFVLTFNRPMNRESVERNLKFDPPLAGKISWSSRRMSYTPLAPATYGKTYTIKLENAFDRFANESGKKIAIEPFVGSFKTPNPYFAYIGSQGEEKGRLVLYDVLQKEKRVLTPPNLTVLDFRIYPDRQKILFGAIENAEQSLLDQKLYVVTTGIDREDHLSFASPEIKPILGSDDYQNSKFDLSPDGKNILVQRISRQQYQGYGLWLIKENQQPRSLDNQGGDFMFTPDSASVAIAQNEGIAILPLEPQAPPLDFLPRFGTVLNFSRSGTQAATIKYNKDYTKSLYLVNNQGIQKELIKINGSILRAQFAPQEKTLYCLLTDFEQDATNILREKPYIAAIDLDSAQLRRILELPSQREIQFNVAPDGQAILLNSAVTNNDDSTPEDSARATRIGRTSKVPTQLIVLPINTTDSNKLPQPDVLPLFGTLPKWLP; translated from the coding sequence ATGCAACTTAGTCCCCGATTTAAATGGTTTTCGCAGCCTCTCGATCGCTATGCCATAGGTTTTTTGGCGGTGCTTAGTTTAGTGATCGCAATTTTGATAGTGGTTGGAGATCGGACTGCACCACAGGTGAGAGACTTTAGTTGGCAAGGTCAACGCATTGATGCCAGCAATGCATCATTTGTATTGACCTTTAACCGTCCGATGAATCGTGAAAGCGTCGAGCGAAATCTCAAATTCGATCCACCCCTTGCAGGTAAAATTAGTTGGTCATCACGTCGTATGTCCTACACTCCATTAGCACCTGCGACCTATGGCAAAACCTATACGATAAAACTTGAGAATGCCTTTGATCGCTTTGCGAATGAGTCTGGTAAAAAAATTGCGATTGAGCCTTTTGTAGGCAGTTTTAAGACTCCTAATCCTTATTTCGCTTACATTGGCTCACAGGGTGAAGAAAAAGGTCGCCTTGTACTTTACGATGTGTTGCAAAAGGAAAAGCGAGTTTTAACACCTCCCAATCTGACAGTTCTAGATTTTCGGATTTATCCTGATCGCCAAAAGATTCTCTTTGGGGCGATCGAAAATGCGGAGCAAAGCTTACTTGACCAAAAACTTTATGTAGTTACAACGGGAATTGATCGTGAAGATCATTTGTCGTTTGCTTCACCTGAAATTAAACCTATTCTAGGTAGTGATGACTATCAAAACTCTAAATTTGATCTCTCTCCCGATGGTAAAAACATCTTGGTGCAGCGTATCAGTCGTCAGCAATACCAAGGATATGGACTCTGGCTTATCAAAGAGAATCAACAACCGCGATCGCTAGACAACCAAGGGGGCGATTTTATGTTTACGCCCGACAGCGCATCAGTGGCGATCGCTCAAAACGAAGGTATTGCAATTTTGCCTCTTGAGCCGCAAGCACCACCGTTAGACTTTCTGCCAAGATTCGGTACTGTTTTAAATTTCAGTAGAAGTGGCACACAGGCGGCAACTATTAAATATAATAAGGACTATACGAAATCTCTTTATTTGGTAAATAATCAAGGCATCCAAAAGGAACTTATTAAAATTAATGGTTCAATTCTTAGAGCTCAATTTGCCCCACAAGAAAAAACTCTCTATTGCCTATTGACTGATTTTGAGCAGGATGCCACCAATATCTTACGTGAGAAGCCTTATATCGCGGCGATCGATTTAGATTCTGCACAATTACGCCGTATCCTCGAACTCCCATCCCAAAGAGAAATTCAATTTAATGTGGCTCCCGATGGTCAAGCCATACTCCTCAACTCCGCAGTAACTAACAATGATGACTCTACGCCTGAAGATTCAGCTAGAGCTACTCGCATTGGACGCACTTCCAAAGTTCCTACCCAATTAATTGTGTTACCAATTAATACAACGGATAGTAACAAATTGCCGCAACCTGATGTTTTACCGTTGTTTGGCACATTGCCCAAATGGTTACCCTAG
- a CDS encoding NAD-binding protein yields MKPRIIVCGLDRTGYKILSLLKQQGCFVIGIHDKHIHQSDAEIVIGDLAAAETLLAAGIRDAQTLILAGADETRNLSILMQARVLNPHVRIINRLFNSSLGTRLDLTLPNHVTMSVAALAAPVFAFSAMGSEAIGQLRLFNQIWPIHEEYIDERHPWCDKPLSEFWEDRTRMLIYYLPYDEAKVDLVSAVLSGRTLQIGDRLLLGTQPNVRTASRPILQKISKLFMGFRHFHEHGKAVLFTAIALLLTIFSATLVYTSLQLKISFVDALYFSVGMITGAGGNERVVEHSTDSIKVFTIIMMLIGTAVIGIFYAILNDFILGSRLRNFWDAARVPQRNHIVICGLGSVGVQTAMQLVNYGYEVLIIERDPNNRFLDTVRSHNIPVIHGDASLPATLKAANLDKAESLLAVTSNDTANLEIALNAKGIAPRCRVVVRYDDPYYAGMAQEVFDFEAVLSPPEIAAPAFASSALGGRILGNGIVADSLWVAIATMITPNHPFCGKPVCEASMTADFVPLYIETACQTIHGWNLLEACLSAGDILYLTMPATKLDQLWRVAPFQVAVT; encoded by the coding sequence ATGAAACCCCGCATTATCGTCTGTGGTCTAGACCGAACGGGTTACAAGATTTTGAGCTTGCTCAAACAGCAAGGTTGCTTTGTTATTGGTATTCATGACAAGCACATTCACCAATCGGATGCAGAAATTGTCATTGGTGATCTGGCGGCGGCAGAGACTTTGCTAGCCGCAGGAATTCGCGATGCTCAGACCTTAATTTTGGCAGGAGCCGATGAAACCCGCAATCTCAGCATATTAATGCAGGCGCGAGTACTTAATCCCCATGTCCGAATTATTAATCGTTTATTTAACTCCAGTTTGGGTACAAGATTAGATTTAACCTTGCCGAATCATGTCACCATGAGCGTTGCCGCACTGGCGGCTCCCGTATTTGCCTTTAGTGCGATGGGAAGTGAAGCGATCGGGCAGTTGCGACTCTTTAATCAAATTTGGCCAATTCACGAAGAATATATCGATGAGCGCCACCCTTGGTGTGACAAGCCTCTATCAGAATTTTGGGAAGATCGGACACGGATGTTGATTTATTACCTTCCCTATGATGAAGCTAAGGTGGATCTTGTTAGTGCGGTACTCAGTGGACGCACATTACAAATCGGGGATCGCCTTTTGCTAGGCACACAACCCAATGTCAGAACTGCATCGCGACCGATTCTACAAAAAATCTCGAAGTTGTTTATGGGATTTCGCCATTTTCATGAACATGGAAAAGCAGTTCTATTTACAGCGATCGCCCTATTGCTAACGATTTTTTCAGCAACTTTGGTATATACCAGTTTGCAACTAAAGATTTCTTTTGTTGATGCTCTTTATTTTTCTGTTGGAATGATTACAGGAGCAGGTGGCAATGAGCGCGTAGTGGAGCATTCCACAGATAGCATTAAAGTCTTTACAATCATCATGATGTTGATTGGTACAGCAGTAATTGGAATTTTCTACGCGATTCTCAATGATTTTATTCTCGGCTCAAGGTTACGGAACTTCTGGGACGCTGCTCGTGTACCACAACGTAATCATATTGTGATTTGTGGTTTGGGTAGTGTAGGTGTACAGACAGCCATGCAGTTAGTGAACTATGGTTACGAAGTTCTGATTATTGAACGCGATCCGAATAATCGCTTTTTAGATACAGTTCGATCACACAATATCCCCGTCATTCACGGTGATGCAAGCTTACCTGCTACACTCAAAGCTGCCAATTTAGATAAAGCTGAAAGTTTACTGGCTGTCACCAGCAACGATACGGCAAATCTTGAAATTGCTCTAAATGCTAAAGGAATTGCTCCTCGTTGTCGTGTAGTTGTGCGCTATGACGATCCCTATTATGCAGGTATGGCCCAGGAAGTATTTGATTTTGAAGCAGTGCTTAGTCCCCCAGAAATTGCGGCTCCCGCCTTTGCCTCCTCTGCTTTAGGAGGAAGGATTCTCGGCAATGGTATTGTTGCAGATAGCCTGTGGGTAGCGATCGCAACAATGATTACTCCCAATCATCCCTTCTGTGGTAAACCCGTATGTGAAGCCTCAATGACGGCGGATTTTGTACCGCTTTATATCGAAACCGCCTGTCAAACAATTCACGGATGGAATTTGCTAGAAGCTTGTCTCAGTGCAGGAGATATCCTCTATTTGACAATGCCTGCTACCAAACTAGACCAACTCTGGCGAGTTGCTCCATTCCAAGTTGCAGTTACCTAA
- a CDS encoding Tic22 family protein codes for MSVFKSLVKLAATASVAGAIAVSPIFTLKAEALTEAQVLERLGSIPVFTITDDKGSPLLGAIPQQPNTKTDDSQLLFFFLGPEEAQQMLSQVQKSNPEVGKKAQIIVRSMNDAYQVIRQNKDKKVLFQFIPAKASIESARTILSAQGVAADKIPNVPVFFAIGGQANSQGLLTMSIDQNGKKEQVVPFFLDKADLQNLLDRASKDQPDITKATKIQVASLFQVLDSMVTKDNKPNPEVERFQFVPSRTSFEYILKNTKQSANPQLAPQTTPAKK; via the coding sequence ATGTCCGTATTTAAGTCGTTGGTCAAGCTAGCAGCCACCGCAAGTGTCGCAGGGGCGATCGCTGTTAGTCCCATATTTACTCTCAAGGCTGAAGCTCTGACTGAGGCGCAAGTTTTAGAAAGGTTGGGGAGTATTCCTGTTTTCACGATTACCGATGACAAGGGCTCGCCACTTTTAGGGGCAATACCTCAGCAACCGAATACTAAGACTGATGATAGTCAGCTTTTATTTTTCTTCCTTGGTCCTGAAGAAGCGCAGCAAATGCTAAGTCAGGTGCAGAAATCTAATCCTGAAGTTGGTAAGAAAGCACAGATCATTGTGCGATCAATGAATGATGCTTACCAAGTGATCCGCCAAAATAAAGACAAGAAAGTTCTATTTCAGTTTATCCCTGCTAAAGCTAGCATCGAATCTGCAAGAACTATTTTGAGTGCACAGGGTGTTGCGGCTGACAAAATACCAAATGTACCTGTTTTCTTTGCGATCGGTGGACAAGCTAATAGTCAAGGCTTGTTAACTATGAGCATCGATCAAAATGGCAAGAAGGAGCAAGTCGTTCCTTTCTTCCTTGACAAAGCAGATCTGCAAAACCTGCTTGATCGCGCTAGCAAGGATCAACCAGATATTACCAAAGCGACTAAAATTCAGGTTGCATCGTTGTTCCAAGTCTTAGACTCAATGGTCACTAAGGATAACAAACCCAATCCTGAGGTCGAGCGATTTCAGTTTGTGCCGTCACGGACTTCGTTTGAGTACATTCTCAAAAACACTAAGCAATCAGCTAATCCTCAGTTAGCACCTCAGACTACCCCAGCTAAGAAATAG
- a CDS encoding WecB/TagA/CpsF family glycosyltransferase → MLKDAIPSQNLIVTPVSILSFDEQINLMIKWANTNLSKMVCVANVHMLVEAWQNPNFADVLKDADLVTPDGMPLVWMVKILGHQQAQRVAGTDIFQSVCKHAESNQISIFLLGSKTDVLEKISQRLQTEFPNLQIAGSVSPPFRPLSKTVDMDIVQRVNTSGAKILFVALGCPKQELWMAQHRDKIQAVMIGVGGVFPVYAGVLKETPKFMQVSGLEWLFRLSQEPRRLWKRYATTIPIFICLMIKQIIFSSINQK, encoded by the coding sequence ATGCTTAAAGATGCTATTCCTAGCCAAAATTTAATAGTTACTCCAGTATCTATTTTATCCTTCGACGAGCAAATCAATCTGATGATAAAATGGGCAAATACAAATTTAAGTAAGATGGTTTGTGTTGCTAATGTACATATGTTAGTTGAAGCTTGGCAGAATCCTAATTTTGCGGATGTACTGAAAGATGCAGATTTAGTTACTCCTGATGGTATGCCCTTAGTTTGGATGGTGAAGATTTTAGGGCATCAACAAGCACAGAGAGTAGCAGGCACAGATATCTTTCAATCAGTTTGTAAACATGCAGAGTCAAACCAAATTAGTATATTTCTACTAGGCTCCAAGACTGATGTACTGGAAAAAATAAGCCAAAGATTACAGACAGAGTTTCCAAATTTGCAGATAGCTGGAAGTGTATCTCCACCATTCCGACCATTGTCTAAGACTGTAGATATGGATATAGTACAAAGAGTGAATACTAGTGGAGCAAAAATTTTATTTGTTGCCCTGGGATGTCCTAAACAAGAGTTATGGATGGCACAGCACCGTGACAAAATTCAAGCTGTTATGATAGGAGTAGGCGGAGTGTTTCCTGTTTATGCTGGAGTACTCAAAGAAACCCCAAAGTTTATGCAAGTGTCTGGTTTAGAGTGGTTGTTTCGACTTTCACAAGAACCTCGTAGGCTTTGGAAACGTTATGCTACAACTATCCCTATTTTTATATGTTTGATGATTAAACAAATTATTTTCTCTAGTATTAACCAAAAATGA
- a CDS encoding GTP-binding protein produces MPSEVMPQDDNFLSFDEIFEELNYRQAQRTLRDIVSNLDLSERERRGLEEPLEELQQMLDKLERQVLQIAVFGMVGRGKSSVLNALLGGQVFETGPLHGVTTARQAVEWQISREEMQSNGNRTILKASFQGRGEARIELIDTPGIDEVDGEGRAELAKRIAQQADLILFVVAGDITKVEYDALSELRGASKPILLVFNKIDQYPPEDRMAIYAKIRDERVRELLTKDEIVMTAASPLVAKAIRQPDGTFEAELVAGKPQIEDLKLKILEVLDREGKSLIALNTMMFADMVQERVVQRKMFVRDRQANRIIWNCVMTQAVAIAVNPITVIDIISTAIIDVSMIVALSKLYGINMSNRGAISLMQKIALGMGGIGASEFLATFGLSSLKSLLGIAVPVTGGLTMGGYVSVAIAQAGVAGFSTYALGLVTKEYLANGSSWGADGPKAVVKRILETIDEESILARIKDELRAKVDLRRLRKI; encoded by the coding sequence ATGCCTAGTGAAGTTATGCCACAAGATGACAATTTTCTCAGCTTTGATGAGATTTTTGAGGAGCTAAATTATCGGCAAGCACAACGGACATTACGCGACATTGTTTCTAACCTCGACTTATCAGAAAGAGAACGGCGCGGTCTAGAGGAGCCACTCGAAGAACTTCAGCAAATGCTGGATAAATTAGAGCGGCAAGTTCTGCAAATAGCTGTATTTGGGATGGTCGGTCGTGGTAAATCATCGGTGCTGAATGCCTTGTTGGGTGGACAGGTTTTTGAGACTGGTCCACTGCATGGGGTGACGACTGCTCGGCAAGCAGTAGAGTGGCAGATCTCTCGTGAAGAAATGCAATCTAATGGTAATCGCACTATCCTCAAAGCATCATTTCAAGGACGCGGCGAGGCACGGATTGAATTAATCGACACCCCTGGAATTGATGAGGTTGATGGCGAAGGTCGAGCGGAACTGGCTAAAAGAATCGCGCAACAGGCGGATTTAATCTTGTTTGTCGTAGCGGGAGACATTACTAAAGTTGAATATGATGCTCTTTCGGAATTGCGTGGCGCTAGTAAACCGATTTTGTTAGTATTTAACAAAATTGACCAATATCCCCCAGAAGATCGAATGGCAATCTATGCCAAAATTCGCGATGAGAGGGTGCGGGAACTCTTAACCAAAGACGAAATCGTGATGACCGCAGCGTCCCCCCTTGTGGCAAAGGCAATCCGTCAGCCCGATGGCACCTTTGAAGCCGAGCTAGTTGCAGGTAAACCACAGATCGAAGATTTAAAACTGAAAATTCTTGAGGTGCTTGATCGCGAAGGTAAATCTCTGATTGCCCTCAATACTATGATGTTTGCGGATATGGTACAGGAGCGAGTCGTCCAACGCAAAATGTTTGTACGCGATCGCCAAGCCAATCGTATCATCTGGAACTGTGTAATGACGCAAGCCGTGGCGATTGCCGTTAACCCAATAACCGTTATTGATATCATTAGTACAGCCATTATCGATGTGTCAATGATTGTGGCACTATCTAAGCTTTATGGCATTAATATGAGTAATCGTGGCGCAATTTCCCTGATGCAAAAAATTGCACTGGGAATGGGCGGCATCGGCGCAAGTGAATTTTTAGCGACCTTCGGCTTGAGTTCCCTCAAAAGTTTGCTCGGTATCGCTGTTCCTGTCACGGGTGGTCTGACGATGGGTGGTTATGTGTCGGTAGCGATCGCCCAAGCAGGTGTAGCAGGTTTCTCAACCTATGCACTCGGACTAGTCACCAAGGAATATCTCGCCAATGGATCATCATGGGGAGCCGATGGTCCCAAAGCTGTTGTTAAAAGAATTTTGGAAACCATTGACGAAGAATCAATCTTGGCAAGAATCAAAGACGAACTCCGCGCCAAAGTTGATCTGCGTAGGCTTAGAAAAATTTAG
- the nusA gene encoding transcription termination factor NusA — MSLLNLPGLGQMVEVISKERNLPKHAVQNALREALLKGYERFRKTYRSEGITFEEEYFNNFDVELDIEGEGFRVLATKMIVDEVKDADHEIGLSEVREVAPEAQAGGTVVVDVTPEQGDFGRMAAIQTKQVLAQKLRDQQRKIIQEEFQDVEGTVLQGRVLRFENTSVIVAVSSGFGQPEVEAELPKREQLAGERPYRPNMTLKVYLKKVFEGSRRGPQLLVSRADAGLVVYLFANEVPEIEEEIVRIVAVAREANPPSPAVGPRTKIAVDTLERDVDPVGACIGARGARIQAVVSELRGEKIDVIRWSPDPSTYIANSLSPARIHEVRLINANERIAHVLVPEDQLSLAIGKEGQNVRLAARLTGWKIDIKNLAKYDYEEEDRKIQESNARLAENLDASGQDEDDPDYEDDQE, encoded by the coding sequence ATGTCATTGTTGAATTTGCCTGGTTTGGGACAGATGGTAGAAGTGATTAGCAAAGAGCGTAATCTCCCCAAGCACGCCGTCCAAAATGCCTTACGTGAAGCTTTACTCAAAGGATATGAACGTTTCCGTAAAACTTATCGATCTGAGGGAATTACCTTTGAAGAAGAGTATTTTAATAACTTTGATGTGGAGTTGGATATTGAAGGCGAAGGTTTTCGAGTCTTGGCAACGAAAATGATTGTTGATGAAGTTAAAGACGCAGATCATGAAATTGGCTTGTCGGAAGTACGTGAAGTTGCACCTGAGGCACAAGCAGGTGGCACAGTAGTGGTTGATGTGACCCCTGAGCAGGGCGACTTTGGACGGATGGCGGCGATCCAAACGAAGCAAGTCCTCGCTCAAAAACTACGGGATCAACAGCGCAAAATCATTCAAGAGGAGTTTCAAGACGTTGAAGGTACTGTCTTGCAAGGTCGAGTACTTCGCTTTGAAAATACTTCTGTGATTGTGGCGGTCAGTAGCGGCTTTGGACAACCTGAAGTAGAGGCGGAGTTACCTAAGCGAGAGCAACTAGCAGGGGAAAGACCCTATCGTCCCAATATGACGCTAAAGGTCTATCTCAAGAAGGTATTTGAAGGTTCGCGTCGAGGTCCTCAACTATTGGTTTCACGAGCAGATGCGGGCTTGGTCGTATATCTATTTGCAAATGAAGTGCCTGAAATTGAAGAAGAAATTGTACGGATTGTTGCGGTTGCAAGAGAAGCAAACCCACCATCCCCTGCGGTAGGTCCCCGTACAAAAATTGCTGTCGATACCCTTGAGCGAGATGTTGATCCTGTTGGTGCGTGTATTGGTGCTAGGGGTGCGCGTATTCAAGCCGTTGTTTCAGAGTTGCGTGGGGAAAAGATTGATGTGATCCGTTGGTCACCTGATCCTTCAACCTATATTGCCAATTCCCTTAGTCCTGCTCGCATTCATGAAGTGCGCTTGATCAATGCCAATGAGAGAATTGCCCATGTGTTGGTTCCAGAGGATCAGCTTAGTTTAGCGATCGGTAAGGAAGGTCAAAACGTACGTTTGGCCGCACGATTAACTGGATGGAAGATTGATATCAAAAACTTGGCAAAATATGACTACGAGGAAGAGGATCGCAAGATTCAGGAAAGCAACGCAAGACTGGCTGAAAATCTAGATGCTTCTGGTCAAGATGAGGATGATCCTGATTATGAAGATGATCAGGAATAA
- a CDS encoding DUF3086 domain-containing protein yields the protein MEPDQLPVEENLNPSDQGESYEEITSSQILDENVTDNIPHFSADISNDIMPTVTAIANENNYSENILATEPITEQNLDRLEKGEEKLAVIDQLKQEEASLKEELDQLKTTKAKVLQDQIDDLQAGIIRLAQADVARLEYQKQELQAAIAVLEKRKERLDKEMTSTYAGASQDIAVRVQGFKDYLVGSLQDLVASAEKLNLIAPPAKVEAETIVVNDKKPTKEVEPLLLSEQTFADYKQRVEQLLERYRTLPDYYGPAWKLRRTFEQVHADRVSKWFFEQSGRGAIRTMGTRLQNILVTSAAISVLKAIYGEKLRVLVLATSPERLGEWRRGFQDCLGLTREHFGSDKGIALFEDPEPLATKGDRLVKEGFSPLVVIDESEELISVDLLRFPLLIAFGGAPDVKSAAPSAYINRDNNRDNQNSRDSRDYGREPQRDYGKRDRDSRDYGSRDYSSRNYSDRDSRDTGYGSSRSRNNQDSDWDW from the coding sequence ATGGAGCCCGATCAATTACCCGTAGAAGAAAATTTAAATCCTTCTGACCAAGGAGAATCCTACGAAGAAATAACCTCATCCCAGATTTTAGATGAGAATGTAACTGACAATATTCCCCATTTTTCTGCTGATATTAGCAATGATATTATGCCCACAGTTACAGCGATCGCTAATGAGAATAATTATTCCGAGAATATATTGGCTACTGAGCCTATAACAGAACAAAATCTTGATCGCTTAGAAAAAGGTGAAGAAAAATTGGCGGTTATTGACCAATTAAAACAGGAAGAAGCATCTCTTAAAGAAGAGTTAGATCAGCTTAAAACTACAAAAGCTAAGGTTTTACAGGATCAAATAGATGATCTGCAAGCTGGAATTATTCGCCTCGCTCAAGCCGATGTTGCAAGGTTAGAATATCAAAAGCAAGAACTACAAGCGGCGATCGCTGTGCTGGAGAAGCGCAAAGAACGACTCGACAAAGAAATGACTAGCACCTATGCTGGGGCATCACAGGATATTGCGGTGCGTGTGCAAGGCTTTAAGGATTATTTAGTAGGCAGCTTACAAGATTTGGTTGCTAGTGCCGAAAAACTAAACCTCATAGCCCCACCTGCTAAAGTTGAAGCCGAAACCATAGTAGTTAATGACAAGAAGCCCACCAAGGAAGTTGAGCCATTACTCTTATCTGAGCAAACCTTTGCTGATTACAAGCAAAGGGTAGAGCAGTTGCTAGAGCGTTATCGGACTTTGCCTGATTATTATGGACCAGCATGGAAACTGCGGCGTACCTTTGAGCAGGTTCATGCTGATCGCGTATCTAAATGGTTTTTTGAGCAGTCAGGACGTGGTGCAATCCGCACCATGGGAACACGCTTACAAAATATTCTGGTTACTTCAGCAGCAATCTCCGTCCTTAAAGCCATTTATGGGGAAAAATTGCGGGTACTTGTTTTAGCAACTTCTCCAGAGCGTCTGGGTGAATGGCGACGTGGATTTCAAGACTGTTTAGGCTTGACCAGAGAGCATTTTGGTTCTGATAAAGGCATTGCCCTATTTGAAGATCCTGAGCCTTTAGCAACTAAAGGAGATCGCCTTGTCAAAGAAGGATTTAGCCCCCTAGTCGTGATTGATGAATCTGAAGAGCTTATTTCCGTAGATTTACTCCGCTTCCCGCTATTAATTGCCTTTGGCGGAGCACCTGATGTTAAGTCGGCGGCTCCATCTGCTTACATAAACCGCGATAACAATCGTGATAACCAAAATAGCCGTGATAGTCGTGACTACGGGCGTGAACCCCAGAGAGATTATGGCAAGAGAGACAGAGATAGCCGAGATTATGGCTCACGCGATTATTCAAGTCGCAACTATAGCGATCGGGACAGTCGTGATACGGGCTACGGAAGTAGTCGCAGTCGTAACAATCAAGACTCTGATTGGGATTGGTAA
- the galE gene encoding UDP-glucose 4-epimerase GalE, protein MSKQTILVTGGAGYIGSHAVKVLQQDGYQVLILDNLVYGHQDIAETLGAELIVGDTNDRPLLDQLFRDRQISAVMHFAAYAYVGESVTQPDKYYRNNVVGTLTLLEAMVAANIKAFVFSSTCATYGIPQQIPMTEEHPQVPINPYGATKLMVERILQDFDVAYGLKSVIFRYFNAAGADPDGMIGEDHNPETHLIPLVLLTALGKREAITIYGTDYPTADGTCIRDYIHVNDLADAHVLGLQYLLQGNKSEIFNLGNGNGFSVKEVIDTAQEISGKLINVIFGDRRAGDPPALVGSSEKARKILKWQPKYVDIKVILQHAWQWHQKRHA, encoded by the coding sequence ATGAGTAAGCAAACAATCCTCGTTACAGGTGGTGCTGGATATATCGGCTCCCATGCAGTCAAAGTGTTGCAACAAGATGGATATCAGGTTTTGATTTTAGACAACCTCGTCTATGGTCATCAAGACATCGCCGAAACCTTAGGAGCAGAATTGATTGTTGGGGATACCAATGATCGCCCTTTACTCGATCAATTATTTCGCGATCGCCAAATCAGCGCCGTCATGCACTTTGCTGCCTATGCGTATGTGGGCGAGTCCGTCACTCAACCTGATAAGTATTACCGCAACAATGTCGTTGGGACTTTGACCCTATTGGAAGCAATGGTTGCCGCTAATATCAAAGCCTTTGTGTTTTCTTCTACCTGCGCTACCTATGGCATACCGCAGCAAATACCGATGACTGAAGAGCATCCTCAAGTACCGATTAATCCCTATGGTGCAACTAAGTTGATGGTTGAGCGAATTTTGCAGGATTTTGATGTTGCCTATGGATTAAAGTCGGTAATCTTTCGATATTTCAATGCGGCGGGAGCAGATCCAGATGGTATGATCGGCGAAGATCATAACCCTGAAACCCACTTGATCCCCCTAGTTTTGCTAACGGCTTTGGGTAAGCGTGAGGCAATTACAATATATGGAACGGACTATCCCACTGCTGATGGAACCTGTATCCGTGACTATATCCATGTGAATGATCTGGCGGATGCCCATGTGTTGGGTTTGCAGTATTTACTCCAAGGCAATAAGAGTGAGATTTTTAACCTAGGGAATGGTAATGGCTTCTCAGTGAAGGAAGTGATCGATACGGCCCAGGAAATTTCAGGTAAGTTAATCAATGTAATATTTGGCGATCGCCGTGCGGGTGATCCTCCAGCTTTGGTTGGCAGTAGCGAGAAAGCAAGAAAAATACTCAAGTGGCAGCCAAAATATGTGGATATAAAGGTGATTTTGCAGCACGCATGGCAATGGCATCAAAAACGCCATGCCTAA
- a CDS encoding YlxR family protein → MRDNFWRVMRVPIKQSDIHRAGGHPQQFQIQLDDGMGRSAYLCKKLECLQIAQKKNRLGRSLRTQIPSEIFDILKSRL, encoded by the coding sequence ATGCGAGACAACTTTTGGCGAGTGATGCGTGTACCGATTAAGCAATCTGATATTCATAGAGCAGGTGGTCATCCTCAGCAATTTCAAATTCAACTTGATGATGGAATGGGGCGATCAGCCTACTTGTGTAAAAAATTGGAGTGTTTACAAATAGCTCAGAAAAAAAATCGCTTGGGGCGATCGCTACGTACTCAGATTCCTTCTGAAATTTTCGACATCCTTAAATCGCGCTTATAG
- the rimP gene encoding ribosome maturation factor RimP — translation MSHPLIPQIFQIAEEVASPLGLEVVDVVLHTNKNPVVLRVDIRNPEQNTGLDDCERMSRALELALDAIDIIPHAYVLEISSPGAERQLQGDREFIAFKGFMVTVNTKVPHEGKQSWVGHLVSRNETQVMISIKGRLINIPRELVDRVELAKTE, via the coding sequence ATGAGTCACCCTCTAATTCCGCAAATTTTTCAAATTGCTGAAGAAGTTGCCTCTCCCCTTGGGTTAGAGGTTGTTGATGTCGTGCTACATACTAATAAAAACCCAGTAGTGTTACGGGTCGATATTCGTAATCCTGAGCAAAATACTGGCTTGGATGACTGCGAACGCATGAGCCGTGCTCTAGAACTAGCCCTTGATGCAATTGATATAATTCCTCATGCCTACGTGTTGGAGATTTCTAGCCCTGGAGCTGAACGTCAGTTACAGGGCGATCGCGAGTTTATTGCTTTCAAAGGCTTTATGGTGACAGTCAACACAAAAGTTCCTCATGAAGGTAAACAAAGTTGGGTTGGGCATCTGGTCTCTCGAAACGAAACGCAGGTCATGATTAGCATCAAAGGTCGCCTGATCAATATTCCCCGAGAACTTGTTGATCGGGTGGAACTAGCAAAAACAGAATAA